The Nodularia sp. LEGE 06071 genome has a segment encoding these proteins:
- a CDS encoding (2Fe-2S) ferredoxin domain-containing protein, giving the protein MSNISQPSNSSQINSNSVVRCVRVCQNRTCKKQGAAEVLAAFTAFSIPDVTVTASGCLGQCGNGPMVLVLPDMVWYSGVRPNEVPLMVEQHLLGGQSVKRMLYYRFHP; this is encoded by the coding sequence ATGTCAAATATCAGTCAACCATCAAACTCTTCTCAAATCAACTCGAACTCTGTTGTGAGATGTGTGCGGGTGTGCCAAAATCGCACCTGTAAAAAGCAAGGTGCAGCAGAGGTATTAGCGGCTTTTACAGCTTTTTCTATCCCGGATGTGACGGTAACAGCTAGCGGCTGCTTGGGACAATGTGGTAATGGGCCTATGGTGCTGGTTTTGCCGGATATGGTTTGGTATAGCGGTGTTAGACCCAATGAAGTACCTCTAATGGTAGAACAACATTTGCTAGGTGGTCAAAGTGTTAAAAGAATGCTTTATTATCGGTTTCATCCCTAG